In Alcaligenes faecalis, the sequence CGCTCGGTGGTGTCCGAACAGGCACCCTGGTGCAACACAGCTTCAATATTGGAGAACTCGTCCCGCGCCAGACGGGCACGGAAATCATCCTTGTCCATATAGTCGGCAATTTGGCCATGCACCAGATTGACGAACTTGTCGCCATCGCTCAGGTCGTCCACCACCAGAATGTCCGTCACACCCTGCTGATTCAGGCCTTTCACCAAATTGCTGCCAATAAATCCAGCGCCACCGGTCACTACGATCATGCCAATTCCTTTGCCGTCACAATGGACGTACCCAATTTTCCGACCACGATACCACCCGCGCGATTCGCCCAGCGCATGGCCTGCAACCAATCCAGACCAGCCGCCCGCATGACCGCCAGCGTTGCCAATACCGTGTCCCCGGCACCCGAGACATCGAACACCTCTTGTGCCTGGGCATCCACATGCTCACGCCCCTGCTCGGTGAACAAGGTCATGCCTTGCTCGGAACGGGTAATCAGCAAGCATTCCAAATTCAACTTGCGACGCAAACCCTGGGCGCGTCGCATCAAATCATCTTCATCTTTCCAGGCACCCACGGCTTCCTGCATTTCCGAACGATTCGGCGTCAGGATCGTGGCACCTTGATAGCGCTCGTACGTTTTGCCTTTGGGATCGACCAGAACAGGAATGTTTCTGGAGCGTGCCAAGGCGATCAGGCTTTCAACCTGGGCCAAAGCACCTTTTGCGTAGTCCGACAAGACCAGCACCTGATGCTGATCCAGCAAGTCGCTCATGCTTTGCTGCAACTGGTCCAGAGCGCTGCTGGCCGGGCTTTCTTCAAAGTCCACACGCAGCAGTTGTTGCTGACGACCCAGCACGCGCAGCTTCAGCGACGTGGGCATGACCGGATCTTGCACCCAATGGGCCTGAACATGGTCTGCTTTCGCCAGTTCACGCACTGTCTTGCCCGCTTCGTCCTGCCCGATCACACCCAGAAGGCTGGCCTGCGCACCCAAAGCGGCAATGTTGCGCGCCACGTTGGCGGCACCACCCAGACGATCTTCCACGCGGCCCATCTTGACCACGGGAACCGGCGCCTCGGGGGAGATGCGATCCACATCGCCAAACCAGTAACGGTCCAGCATGACGTCGCCCACTACCAGCACACGGCTGGCGGCAACGGCTTCAGCAGGAAAGGTCATCATTTCAGCTCCTCAAGACGGCGAGGAGCATAGGTTTCCCAGGAGTTGCAACCGGGACATTGCCAATAGAAATGGCGAGCCTCAAAGCCGCAAGAACTGCAGGAATAACGGTCCAGACGTTGAGTGTGACGATGAATCAAGGAACGCAGCAGACTCAAATCCGCGCCTGCAATAATTTGATCGACACCGACAGCTTCAGCGCCTTCGGCACCTTCCTTGCCCTGCCCTTGATCCTGGAGTTCAACTTCCAGCATCTTGTCCAGACCCAATAAAGAAGGATGGGCGCGCAAGGCATCACGGGCAAAAGCCCAGGCCTGCAAATGGCCTTCCTGTTCGCGCAGAACACGGAACAGCACATTGAAAATATCCAGGCTGGGATGCTGCTGGTAATGACTGCGCAGCATGGCAACGCCCTCTTCGCCCCGACCCAGCTTGCGGTAACTGTCCAGCAGCTCGGTGGCGTACAGGCCCACATATTCAGGAGCACTGCTCAGAATGGAGACCAGATAAGCCCGCTCCTGCTCGCTTTGCCCTTGCATACGCGCCACACGGGCACGCAAACCGGCAACCCGAGCCTGAGAAGCATACATGCCCTGGCCCGTACCCAGCTTGCGAATGGCATTATCGGCCTCGTCCAGAGCTTTGGCTGCACGTTCAAAATCGGGCTGCTTACCTTGCAAAGCCCCTTCGGCCTGCTCGCACTGGTAATGCACCAGTTGCGGCACGGGTTCATCAACCAGAGCACGCAAGCGGCGCACCGCTTCAATGGCACGCGGCCAGTCGTGCTCGGACTCATAAATACGGATCAAGGCGCGCATGGCCGGGATTGCAAAACGCGTTTCACGCACTGCCTCGAAAGCGGCCTCGGCCCGGTCCAGCATGCCGGCTTTCAGGAAGTCCTGGGCAATCTGAAACTGGGCGTTTTCACGATCGGCCACTGGCAGATCGGCGCGCGACAGCAGACTTTGATGCACACGGATGGCACGCTCCATTTCGCCACGACGGCGAAACAGGCTGCCCAGTGCAAAGTGCAGCTCGGTGGTTTCGGGGTCCAGCTTGGCCACTTCCACAAAAGCGTCAATGGCACGATCCGGCTCTTCATTGAGCAGGAAGTTCAAACCCTTGAAATAGGAATCCGGCAAAGTGCGGGTTTCGGACATCATCTGCCGAAAATCCACCCGCGCGGCGACCCAGCCCAAGGCAAATAGAATTGGTACAAAAACCAACCACCAGGTTTCAAAATCCACTGTTTACTCCAACGGCTTACAAAGGCGCCAAGGGGGCGACGGTCTCGGGCGCAACAGCGGCCGTATTCACGGGCGATTGCTGCACTTGCTCCAGTCTGTCTTGCAGACGGTCCATTTCACGGCGCAAGCGGTTGACCTCGCGACGGCGACGCATGACTGCACCCACCATCAAAAGCAGCCCCAACACCAAACCTAAAATAAACGCGGCCAGCATCACGACGATCAGCGGAACGTCTTGAATAATATGCTCGGCGAAAAAGCTGACTTGCACCGGTTCCGTGTTTTTCAGTGCGAACAGAAGCACGATCACAAAAAC encodes:
- the rfaE1 gene encoding D-glycero-beta-D-manno-heptose-7-phosphate kinase; this translates as MMTFPAEAVAASRVLVVGDVMLDRYWFGDVDRISPEAPVPVVKMGRVEDRLGGAANVARNIAALGAQASLLGVIGQDEAGKTVRELAKADHVQAHWVQDPVMPTSLKLRVLGRQQQLLRVDFEESPASSALDQLQQSMSDLLDQHQVLVLSDYAKGALAQVESLIALARSRNIPVLVDPKGKTYERYQGATILTPNRSEMQEAVGAWKDEDDLMRRAQGLRRKLNLECLLITRSEQGMTLFTEQGREHVDAQAQEVFDVSGAGDTVLATLAVMRAAGLDWLQAMRWANRAGGIVVGKLGTSIVTAKELA
- the lapB gene encoding lipopolysaccharide assembly protein LapB; its protein translation is MDFETWWLVFVPILFALGWVAARVDFRQMMSETRTLPDSYFKGLNFLLNEEPDRAIDAFVEVAKLDPETTELHFALGSLFRRRGEMERAIRVHQSLLSRADLPVADRENAQFQIAQDFLKAGMLDRAEAAFEAVRETRFAIPAMRALIRIYESEHDWPRAIEAVRRLRALVDEPVPQLVHYQCEQAEGALQGKQPDFERAAKALDEADNAIRKLGTGQGMYASQARVAGLRARVARMQGQSEQERAYLVSILSSAPEYVGLYATELLDSYRKLGRGEEGVAMLRSHYQQHPSLDIFNVLFRVLREQEGHLQAWAFARDALRAHPSLLGLDKMLEVELQDQGQGKEGAEGAEAVGVDQIIAGADLSLLRSLIHRHTQRLDRYSCSSCGFEARHFYWQCPGCNSWETYAPRRLEELK
- a CDS encoding lipopolysaccharide assembly protein LapA domain-containing protein produces the protein MRYLVWVLRLLVFVIVLLFALKNTEPVQVSFFAEHIIQDVPLIVVMLAAFILGLVLGLLLMVGAVMRRRREVNRLRREMDRLQDRLEQVQQSPVNTAAVAPETVAPLAPL